CTGACGCAGGTGTACCAGGTGCGCAGTCGCGGCAGCCAGGGCATCGGAGACCTGGGCGACCTCGTCACCCTGGGGACGTGGGCCGCGCGGGAGCACGGGCACGACTTCGTGCTCGTCAACCCGTTGCACGCGGCCGAGCCGGTCGCACCGATGGAGCCCTCGCCGTACCTGCCGACGTCGCGGCGCTTCGTCAACCCGATCTACATCGACCTGCGTGACCTGCCCGACGCCGAGGCGCTGCCCGACGAGGCGCGCACCCAGATCGCCGAGCTCGTGGCCCGTGGTCAGGTGCTCAACGACACCGATGGGATCGACCGTGACGCCGTGTGGGACCTCAAGCGCCGTGCCCTGCGCATCGCTTTCCGGCACCTCGGCCCGCACCATGGGACCCCCGTCGCGGCGCTGCGCGAGGAGGAGGGGCAGGCCCTCGAGGACTTCGCGACGTGGTGCAGCATCGCCGCCGTCCACGGCACGCAGTGGGAGCGCGACTGGCCGGCGGAGCTGCACGATCCGCGGGGCGCCGCCGTCGACGCCTTCCAGCGGGCGCACGAGGAGGAGATCGCCTTCACGATCTGGCTGCAGTGGCTCGTGCGCCACCAGCTCGCCGGCGCCCGGGAGGCGCTGCGTGCGGCCGGCATGGGGATCGGCCTCGTCGGTGATCTGGCCGTCGGCATCCACCCGGAGGGGGCCGACTCGTGGGCCCTGCAGGACGTCCTCGCCCGCGGCATCGAGGTCGGCGCACCCCCGGACCAGTTCAACCAGCTCGGCCAGAACTGGTCCCAACCACCGTGGTGGCCGGACCGGCTCGCGGAGGTGGGGTACGCCCCCTTCCGCGACATGCTGCGCGCCGTCCTGCGCGACGCCGGCGGACTGCGCGTGGACCACATCATCGGTCTCTTCCGCCTGTGGTGGGTGCCCGAGGGGCACGCGCCGGGGGACGGTGCCTACGTGCGCTACGACCACGAGGCGCTCATCGGGATACTCGTCCTCGAGGCCGCCCGGGCCGGTGCGACCGTGATCGGGGAGGACCTCGGCGTCGTCGAGCCGTGGGTGCGCGAGCACCTGGTCGAACGGGGCGT
The DNA window shown above is from Janibacter sp. A1S7 and carries:
- the malQ gene encoding 4-alpha-glucanotransferase — translated: MSDERTLLEDLAEAHGVSTQWWDWRGERRTVPTSSLRAVLSAMGEEIGDEATLAASLERSRTLPWRRTLPPTVVQRAGAATRVLVHLSHGSAVILSVRCEGGARHLLEQVEHTVEPREIDGQWIGEAAFEVPADLPLGWHELIAEPEVAPMLPGSERAVLVTVPTRLDLPGAVGHEPRGGLLTQVYQVRSRGSQGIGDLGDLVTLGTWAAREHGHDFVLVNPLHAAEPVAPMEPSPYLPTSRRFVNPIYIDLRDLPDAEALPDEARTQIAELVARGQVLNDTDGIDRDAVWDLKRRALRIAFRHLGPHHGTPVAALREEEGQALEDFATWCSIAAVHGTQWERDWPAELHDPRGAAVDAFQRAHEEEIAFTIWLQWLVRHQLAGAREALRAAGMGIGLVGDLAVGIHPEGADSWALQDVLARGIEVGAPPDQFNQLGQNWSQPPWWPDRLAEVGYAPFRDMLRAVLRDAGGLRVDHIIGLFRLWWVPEGHAPGDGAYVRYDHEALIGILVLEAARAGATVIGEDLGVVEPWVREHLVERGVLGTSVMWFEWRDGYPLPPQEYRELCLASVTTHDIPPTAGYLALEHVAIRERLSLLTRPVEEEAAAEEGRILAVRAALHERGLLETPFAPVDAVVAAMHEWLALTPARLHGYALTDLVGDVRAINQPGTDEEYPNWRLPLAGPDRIPLVLEDVVGGDRALPDG